A single window of Bacteroidota bacterium DNA harbors:
- the pgeF gene encoding peptidoglycan editing factor PgeF, producing MVTLKPGIFAGFDNIICGFSTIIDDGAEAPYFFNQSLSVGDDEKRVLSNRKRWLESLEIKPENCATQKQVHGDTIRFITEGGMKGESDAMITDKPEIGILISSADCPAVFVYDKRQHLVAGIHSGWRGTSLKIVTKTINTMKNGMGSRAKDLYCYIAPSISQAHYEVGEEVAELFDERYLIPRGEKYLLNVPRANYDMLIHAGIPRSNIQLSKLCSYKYGNLFHSYRRAGAKSGRASGIIALKSI from the coding sequence ATGGTTACTCTGAAACCCGGTATTTTTGCCGGATTCGACAACATTATTTGCGGATTCAGCACCATCATCGACGATGGAGCTGAGGCACCCTATTTTTTCAATCAGTCGTTATCCGTTGGGGATGATGAAAAAAGGGTTCTCTCAAACAGAAAGCGCTGGCTTGAGAGCCTCGAAATAAAACCGGAAAACTGTGCGACCCAGAAGCAGGTACACGGTGATACCATAAGGTTTATTACCGAGGGAGGAATGAAGGGCGAAAGCGACGCAATGATTACCGACAAACCTGAGATCGGAATACTGATCAGTTCTGCTGACTGCCCGGCGGTTTTTGTTTATGACAAAAGGCAGCATCTCGTGGCAGGTATTCATTCCGGCTGGAGGGGCACCTCACTTAAAATTGTTACCAAAACCATCAACACGATGAAAAACGGAATGGGCTCCCGGGCGAAAGATCTCTATTGCTACATCGCCCCTTCAATTTCACAGGCTCATTATGAAGTTGGAGAGGAAGTTGCCGAGCTTTTTGATGAGAGATACCTGATACCCCGCGGTGAGAAATACCTGCTGAATGTACCGAGAGCAAACTATGACATGCTCATCCATGCCGGAATTCCAAGAAGCAACATTCAGTTGTCGAAGCTTTGTTCATATAAATACGGCAACCTTTTTCACAGCTACAGACGCGCCGGTGCGAAATCAGGCAGGGCGTCCGGTATCATCGCTTTGAAATCAATCTGA
- a CDS encoding EamA family transporter, producing MKITPSVILSYVAICLIWGSTWLVIKIGMESLTPFMSAGLRFLVASTVIYAVVKIRNIPFARDKVAIKIYWIMGFFSFLVPFGLVYWGEQYINSGLASVLFAIYPFCVAIVAHFSLQDERFSRMKLIGMITGFLGIVVIFSDSLKINLNFYEVAGMAAVLGSAIVQSFVVVLIKKEGSHLHPLSMNLVPMAVASAGFIISSFLFEEVSKNRFDLAGIGSVIFLGIFGSIVTFTIYYWLLKKVSVLLMSLIAFITPIIALILGGLVYGEKLTFNHLTGSVLVLAGLLLSQSELIRKRKLTLK from the coding sequence ATGAAAATAACACCCTCCGTTATTTTAAGTTATGTGGCTATCTGCCTTATTTGGGGATCGACATGGCTGGTAATAAAGATCGGCATGGAGTCTCTAACCCCCTTCATGTCCGCCGGATTGCGATTTCTGGTAGCCTCCACGGTAATATATGCAGTTGTAAAAATCAGGAATATCCCTTTCGCCCGGGATAAAGTTGCCATCAAAATCTACTGGATAATGGGATTTTTCTCATTTCTTGTGCCTTTTGGTCTGGTTTACTGGGGCGAACAGTATATTAATTCGGGATTGGCTTCGGTTCTTTTTGCGATCTATCCTTTTTGCGTAGCCATTGTTGCACATTTCAGTCTTCAGGATGAGCGATTCAGCAGAATGAAGCTGATCGGCATGATAACAGGGTTTCTTGGGATCGTGGTTATTTTTTCAGACAGTCTGAAGATCAACCTCAATTTTTATGAAGTGGCGGGCATGGCTGCTGTTCTCGGGAGTGCCATTGTGCAATCATTTGTTGTCGTTCTCATCAAAAAAGAGGGGAGTCATCTTCATCCTTTGTCGATGAACCTCGTTCCCATGGCGGTGGCATCGGCAGGTTTTATTATCAGCTCATTTTTGTTTGAAGAGGTATCGAAGAACAGATTTGACCTTGCAGGTATTGGTTCTGTGATTTTCCTTGGCATCTTCGGATCCATAGTGACTTTCACAATATATTACTGGCTTTTGAAGAAAGTCAGTGTGCTCCTGATGTCGCTTATCGCATTCATCACACCAATTATTGCTCTGATTCTTGGAGGTCTGGTGTATGGAGAGAAACTCACATTCAACCATCTTACGGGGAGTGTTCTCGTGCTTGCCGGTTTGCTCCTCTCCCAGTCAGAACTCATCAGAAAAAGAAAACTTACTTTAAAATGA
- the folB gene encoding dihydroneopterin aldolase has product MINIIRIKKASFYAYHGVMKEEQRVGGKFEADIDMYINFAAAGVSDDLHKTINYETVYNYLLSIAQAKKSYLIETVSYKICELLFEKYDNLERLIVRVRKNNPPIGGVVDSVEVEIDTTRPEFFASLQKLTGSTQG; this is encoded by the coding sequence ATGATCAACATTATAAGAATAAAAAAAGCCTCTTTTTACGCATATCATGGAGTAATGAAAGAGGAGCAGCGTGTCGGCGGGAAATTTGAAGCCGATATCGACATGTACATAAATTTTGCAGCAGCCGGAGTATCTGACGATCTCCATAAAACCATCAACTACGAGACGGTCTACAACTATCTCCTGAGCATTGCACAGGCAAAGAAAAGCTACCTTATTGAAACGGTTTCTTATAAAATCTGCGAGTTGCTCTTTGAGAAATATGATAATCTTGAGAGACTGATAGTCAGAGTCAGGAAGAACAATCCTCCAATTGGCGGGGTAGTCGACTCGGTAGAAGTGGAGATAGACACAACCAGACCTGAGTTTTTTGCTTCACTCCAGAAATTGACCGGTTCCACACAAGGGTGA